One genomic region from Drosophila busckii strain San Diego stock center, stock number 13000-0081.31 chromosome 3R, ASM1175060v1, whole genome shotgun sequence encodes:
- the LOC108603167 gene encoding UV excision repair protein rhp23, protein MKLAIRTLDQKTLSVELNDDKQNVLHLKQRLVQLPEVSMPLESLQLIYGGRIMQDDVPISEYNISADRFIVLMTKKSVVSTDNAKTEQQQSKPTTVPEQAQVQSKSQPEADPLRPSLNPNEQHVRNLMAMGYAEQEVRAALRASFNHPERAIEYLIQGIPETAPQAAPAAATAAGPIAANDNETNDAAARLSNLTNDPNFAQVRQLIRQNPETLEMVLTYLSEADPATFEAVRNNQEEFLAIINNSQASQPTEPLSSEDELAVERLMALGFDRETVVQMYLTCDRNEALTADVLFRQTDDEDD, encoded by the coding sequence aTGAAGCTAGCAATACGCACGCTGGATCAAAAGACGCTCAGCGTTGAGCTGAACGACGATAAGCAGAATGTGTTGCATCTAAAGCAGCGCTTGGTGCAGCTGCCAGAGGTATCCATGCCGTTGGAAAGTCTACAGCTCATTTATGGCGGACGCATCATGCAAGACGATGTGCCCATTTCTGAATATAATATATCGGCGGATAGATTCATAGTTCTAATGACCAAGAAAAGTGTTGTTTCAACTGATAACGCGAAGACTGAACAGCAACAGTCAAAGCCGACAACTGTGCCAGAGCAAGCTCAAGTACAATCAAAATCACAGCCTGAAGCAGACCCGCTGCGTCCATCGTTAAACCCAAACGAGCAGCACGTGCGCAATCTTATGGCTATGGGTTATGCAGAGCAGGAAGTGCGCGCTGCCTTACGCGCCAGCTTTAATCATCCAGAGCGTGCCATAGAATATCTCATTCAAGGCATTCCAGAGACAGCTCCTCAGGCTGCaccggcagcggcaacagccgCTGGTCCTATTGCAGCAAATGATAATGAGACTAACGATGCCGCCGCTAGGCTAAGCAATTTAACTAATGACCCAAACTTTGCACAAGTACGCCAATTGATACGTCAGAATCCCGAGACGCTGGAGATGGTTTTGACTTATTTAAGCGAAGCTGATCCAGCCACATTTGAGGCAGTGCGCAACAATCAAGAGGAATTTCTGGCCATTATTAATAACTCACAAGCATCGCAGCCAACCGAGCCGCTAAGCAGTGAGGATGAATTGGCTGTGGAGCGTTTAATGGCACTTGGATTTGACCGGGAAACTGTTGTACAGATGTATCTGACTTGCGACAGAAATGAAGCCCTAACTGCAGATGTGCTCTTCCGTCAGACTGATGACGAGGACGATTAA
- the LOC108604801 gene encoding ADP-ribosylation factor-like protein 6-interacting protein 4 gives MGKSEKKSKKKHKTKRKEHKDKTKRREKKSKKHNKTKEASASPKNEPLPEKQEEKESSGGEDFAIPIALMNSKSHAPETPEEYQRRQSQIRREVDPVTGRTRLIKGDSEVLEEIVSKERHSDINKKATRGDGEYYESQSLAAAKKRRK, from the exons ATGGGTAAATCTGAGAAGAAATCGAAGAAGAAGCATAAGACTAAGCGCAAGGAGCACAAGGACAAGACCAAGCGTAGAGAGAAGAAATCAAAAAAGCATAATAAGACTAAAGAGGCCTCAGCGTCACCAAAGAATGAACCTTTGCCGGAAAAGCAAGAGGAAAAGGAGAGTAGCGGTGGGGAGGACTTTGCAATTCCTATAG CGTTGATGAACAGCAAGTCTCATGCTCCAGAAACACCGGAGGAGTACCAGCGCCGGCAGAGCCAAATTCGCCGAGAAGTGGATCCGGTCACAGGACGCACACGGCTCATCAAGGGGGACAGCGAGGTGCTCGAAGAAATTGTGAGTAAAGAACGTCACAGcgatataaacaaaaaggcaacacGCGGTGATGGCGAGTATTATGAGTCGCAATCattggctgctgccaaaaagCGTCGCAAGTAA